A region of the Salvia splendens isolate huo1 chromosome 11, SspV2, whole genome shotgun sequence genome:
gtgatggggtacgaactaaacaactaaaccctaatggcgagcccaatagcagtgacggcccattagcccaaaacccaagaaagagtatcagttcggcacgaccaaagagttcagttcggttcggcacaaccaaagagttcggtcgcagcctacagctcggtaaaagccaaccaatcaagctctactctcagatcggcaaaagaaccaatcaagctctactctcagatcggcaaaagctgatcggcaaagttcagcagttcggtctcagtattcgaccgaacaaggagatagtggacccatgcaggacctccacgacctccactacacccacgatctatttagtggtatgaagcagttgtcaacctgcaagccacgatcttggttcaaatgtataaatagaacttagatcagatagacaagggttaagctctctagatatcgaatctcatatagcaagtcagtattgtaagctgtaatccagatcaagcaatacaaatttgccctcctttcttcccgtggacgtagatttacctcagtaaatcgaaccacgtaactttctgtgtcgtgatctatatttattacctgcatttattaccatcaaaaattcgcccaatcatCACACAACACAAACACGCCGTTTCAATCCAGCTCCCCAACCACGGTACTAATTCTTTCCTCATCTACTTCTTTAATTATCTTCTTCGCGGTGGCTTCTTTCGTGGAAGTTTTTTCggtattttctttcttttgtgtTACTTTTGAGTTTTGTAAGAATGAATCTTTTGGGTCTAATTAATTTGTGTGATTTGTGAAATTTTTGCTTATATTTTCCATGAGATTAATGTTAGGATTAGGAAATTGACATCGTTTTAGTTTGTGTGAATCATTGTTTTCAGATCAGGGATGCTGGGAAAATCCGTGGCTTCTCCTCTGCTGACATTTGATTCAACTGCTCAGTTTTGTAATTATGTAAGCTCTTCATtaaaattttcagttttttctGAATTGCTCAGAGTTTTGAGGTGAGAATTGTGATAGTGTCAGCTTCTTGATTGGAAAAGTTGATCTGTCGAAATTAATGCCTACAATCAGAATTTAAGCTCTTGTTTGTTCTGCTTATATCGTGTGAATTCGGCCTAAGTTCGTCAACGGGTGTAGCTAGGGGCACGTTGTTACCGGGTACTTTCTTCGATATGAATCACCGGTCTTGTTCCCCATGATGTTCCCTGATTGAATACCTGTGCTTTCCTCAACAGGAGATCATGTATTAGAGTAGCTATGAGTTTCAGCTGCGCATAGCTAAGAAATGTTTAAAAATCTGCAGTTTAAGTGCACTGAAATCCGAGAGACAAGAAAGATTCATCCATATGCAATTATCTTTGTGTTCCAATTGGAAAAGGAATGACATTTTTGGTAATAATACTAGATTCATTGTGATTTTAGAAATGATCACGTATCGTTTGGTAGACACTATCTGTGGCTATGCTCATAGTAGTTCATGGGGCAGTACCACGTTTGTATAAATTGTGAGTAAAACTATGTAATTTATGCATTTGGCCATGAAATCAGATCCAAGAAAGGCTATAGGATCCGGTCTCTTTTTATTGCAAGGGTATGGTCAACGGAAATTTTCACGTGCTTCTGCTAATTTGACCACTATCACTAGAGCTCCTGTTTGGCAGTCTAATCATTCTGTTGGGAAAGTTCCATATTTTATCAAATATACGTATGATGTGTATAGTTGTATATCTAGATGTTGCTTGAATGACTCGATAATATCTTCTGCCATTTTCTGACCGGAGCATTTTATTATTTCTGCTGTGCAGCCTGATACCGCTGCATTGACGACTAGCAAACCATTTGCAAATATAAACCTTACCACTTACACCCCATGGGGTGCCCTCCGAGGGGGACGTTATGCAATCTCTTTCATATCTAAGAACTGGGAGTTGCATTCTACTGCTCAAACTGAAGATGTGATTCTCAGTGACGAAGACAAGAAAACATGGGAATCTTGCAGGCAAGCGCTGTCTGCATATGGTTTTGGTGCAGAGGAGGAAGACAAGATTCTTGGCAAGGCATTTGGTCATATTCATTCTCCTTATTGGGGTGAAGAGCGAAAGAAGGAAGTTCCCAAGTTCGAGGTTGTTAATGAGATACTAAGTTACCTAAAGGATTTAGGCCTCACTGATGACGATCTTGGAAAAGTTCTCAAGAAATTTCCGGAGGTGCTTGGATGCAACCTGGAAAACGAACTCAAAGAAAACGTGCAGATTCTCGATAATCAATGGGGCATCAAAGGTAAGACATTGAGAAACCTCCTCCTTCGTAATCCGAAAGCTCTAGGTTATAATATTGATTGCAAGGGTGATTGTGTGGCACAATGCACACGCTGCTGGGCTCGAATTTAACTGCCATTATGCTCATTTTGTATAGGCATCCTTGATTTTGTGTCATCTTATACATTCCATTCTACCAGTATTAATACATCAAAATTTCCCTTGATCCTTGTATATTTTCGCAGCATTGTACTCCTATTCTATTTCTGTGGTTCTTGTACTTAAAATATGAAATCGAGAATGTTGAAAACTAATTTATTACTACCAAATTAATCATCAGAGTGACAGCCTTAATAAAACATGAATCTGAAACACGAATTCTGTAGAGAAAGAAATCCTTATCACACATATTCATTTCTATGACACACATTCAAGGACACTTGGGCTTATTTCCATGTGTTTTAAGCTTGGCATAGCAGGGGCAGAGGGCTTTGTTGCCATACGTCCCTGGAGGGACACAATGGCACGTCGTGCAGCAGCTCTTGCAAGCACGATGGCACACTTTCTTTCTTGACGACTTGCTGCATCTTCTTGCGCATGCATAGTTGCAATCTGTCATTCAAGTTTCTGCATTAAGTTAGCATATCGTTTACATGTGAAAATAGGAACATAGGATGTTTAGTTACTTATTGCACGTGGCCGATGATGTTTCTTCGTAAGCTCTTGTAGATTTCCCTCTTCACCCTCCACCACAAAATCCTAGAGATAAAACAATGCAGATGAAGATCATTGGAAATTGTTGAAAAAACCAGTGGATTATGCGGAAATATTCTTTAATAATTCGAGTAATTCAAACTGAGTTACCTGAAagaagagaatgaagatgagaaacaAATGTAGGAGCTTCATCTTTAGACTTTCTTGATTATGGTTACTACTAGCAAGCGACCCTATTTATAGAGATTGAGTTGCTTTAATGTTTATCCTATTTAAGGTCACATGTAAGGATAGGGTTGTGAGAAAAACAGACAGTGTGTGTTTGTACGAAAAGATTTAGCAAAAATAATCATTCTCAATTTGTGTTAAGTTTTGGGAGTATGCATTTTATTATGGAGAAGAAGCCTTTGGAGTGTTTGTGAGAAACAGCTGTTGATTCCTTAGCTTTAAGAAAATGCATGTAGAAAGGCTTGGAGATAACAAAGAGTTATGGTCCCCTTTGTTTCTTTTCTTGATCCTTATATTCGATTCGAAATGGATCAAAATGTGTTTTATTTtggtaaataaaaaatatacacacaATGTGATGTTCAACTACTGAATTATGAAGTTAGTCTACTTGGCCATCCTTATTTGTTAATTTCGCAATCCGTTCATTCTTGAAACTCTGTCGAGTTTACCGGTTCCTAGTGGATTTGAGGCGCTTTCACGGGCTAGGAGGAACTAGTTTTTCTGTGAATACAAATACACACACCAAAGCACTAGTTAGGGGCATAGATATATTTTGTCTTACAAAtattctactttattctctcttcattaactcagtagatattactccctccgtcccatagaaataggcccTTTAGAGTTGACACGAGTTAATGtgtttggtaaagtaagagagaaggagaaaaagtatttgaaattgtgtagtgtgtggtGGGATCATAAATGATAAtgtaaaagagaagaagaaaaaggttaccataaatggatatgaactatttctatgGTACGGacggaaaaagaaaatatgacctatttctatgggactaagggaatattttttaaattacgtGCCAAAAGAATCACTTGAGGTACATGCAGAAAGAAGTTGATCACTTGAGGTGAGACCGTGACAGAGTGCAAAGAATCTCCCTATCTATTGCCAACAACCACCAATGATGAACCCCCACGGACCCACTTTCTTTTCTTATTAGAAGCATAATAAGGGAGTATGTTTGTAACATAGTACTATCTCATTTAAGATTAAAAATATTTCTTAAGTTCGtcaacagaaaatatttttatttgaaccTCGCATGTACATGATGTTCTTTAGCATTTTGTGCAGACTACATGTGtttataaaattgaaatgaaacaCAATTGCGACTCCAAAACTCAATCATGTGCTGTATTATGTGTCTCTT
Encoded here:
- the LOC121756410 gene encoding uncharacterized protein LOC121756410 — its product is MLGKSVASPLLTFDSTAQFCNYPDTAALTTSKPFANINLTTYTPWGALRGGRYAISFISKNWELHSTAQTEDVILSDEDKKTWESCRQALSAYGFGAEEEDKILGKAFGHIHSPYWGEERKKEVPKFEVVNEILSYLKDLGLTDDDLGKVLKKFPEVLGCNLENELKENVQILDNQWGIKGKTLRNLLLRNPKALGYNIDCKGDCVAQCTRCWARI
- the LOC121756411 gene encoding gibberellin-regulated protein 9-like — its product is MKLLHLFLIFILFFQDFVVEGEEGNLQELTKKHHRPRAINCNYACARRCSKSSRKKVCHRACKSCCTTCHCVPPGTYGNKALCPCYAKLKTHGNKPKCP